GTGTCGGAGCACGGAATGACTTGCAGACGACTCCGCCGCCCGCCGTTATAAAAGGGACACCCCGCCTTCTTCAAGCAACGGTCTTATGCAAAGCAACTTCCCTGTTAATCTTCCTTCCAACCTTATCCCGTTCCGTCTCAAGGTCGCAACGGAGTTGGAGATTGAGCCAAAACTCCGGCGAAGTGCCGAAGTATTTTGAAAGACGAAGCGCCGTGTTTGCGGAAACGCTTCTTGTCCCGTGAACAATCTCGTTGATACGCCGCGATGAAACAGAGATGCTTTTCGCAAGCCGATACTGGCTTATATTCATCGGCTTTAGGAACTCCTCAAGCAGAACCTCTCCGGGATGTATGGGTTTTAGTTTAGCCATTTTTCTCCTTCTCACTCGTAGGCGGTTTCGCCACCTCCGATTGACCGGACGCGCCTCAGCGAACCCGGTGGACACTATGGACGCCTCCGCTCACAAAGATGAAGCCGGTCTTACTT
The genomic region above belongs to Candidatus Dadabacteria bacterium and contains:
- a CDS encoding HigA family addiction module antitoxin, which encodes MAKLKPIHPGEVLLEEFLKPMNISQYRLAKSISVSSRRINEIVHGTRSVSANTALRLSKYFGTSPEFWLNLQLRCDLETERDKVGRKINREVALHKTVA